Proteins from one Desulfonema limicola genomic window:
- a CDS encoding type II toxin-antitoxin system Phd/YefM family antitoxin produces the protein MISVTIDDIQQDLLYYLKQINFGETVIILQADKPIAELKPISDSKILRPFGLCEGEFTVPDDFDEPLPENIIQEFEGQ, from the coding sequence ATGATTTCTGTTACCATTGATGATATCCAGCAAGATTTACTTTATTATCTCAAACAAATAAATTTTGGTGAAACGGTTATAATTCTACAAGCTGATAAACCAATAGCAGAATTAAAACCGATTTCAGACTCAAAAATACTGCGTCCATTTGGTTTGTGTGAGGGAGAATTCACTGTACCGGATGATTTTGATGAACCGCTGCCAGAGAATATAATTCAGGAATTTGAGGGACAATGA
- a CDS encoding ISKra4 family transposase: MKVINIADRTEHIQQASNVEKYISESKAKFNLIISEVVNSKSLEAHKTESMIFKRLLELGLFLLKLYFASQNQGDYGKTIETAQGQAKRGRTSEKTYFSIFGKIKISRYLYHTDNKTFAPLDILLNLPIRCYSYFLSEMFNLLNIKDAYSEGVIFVKKFFGQQVSISASETISGESSSCYEEFYELGKTLKEHEEKKDYTAVSFDGKGVPMIKKEAAKITGRQGKGKKKQKKKESLVGAKYNINANIRTADDVANNLVYPEKKESETENKQEKAQNIRYIASIAKPKKEVMEEIYDEVKNENFSKTPLLCLMDGSLYLWEQLKTVFKDISNKVCILDIIHVLEYIWLIAHMMYKEGSEDAKKYVYKKLKLILEGKISSYIMELQTEMQKTKWKKKSHQEKFKKVITYFKNHREYMKYDEYLAKGYPIGTGVVESACSHVVKDRMEISGARWGINGAESVLRLRSVVKSKDWDSYWEFFTSQVREKDFIADDYNSLNIKEKVCA; the protein is encoded by the coding sequence CCAACAAGCTTCTAATGTTGAAAAATATATAAGTGAAAGCAAAGCAAAATTCAACCTTATTATATCTGAAGTTGTAAATAGTAAGAGCCTGGAAGCTCATAAAACTGAATCCATGATCTTCAAACGACTGTTGGAACTCGGTCTTTTTTTGCTGAAACTGTATTTTGCAAGTCAGAATCAAGGAGATTATGGAAAAACAATTGAAACAGCGCAAGGGCAGGCAAAGCGAGGAAGAACGAGTGAAAAGACATATTTTTCAATTTTCGGAAAAATAAAGATTTCCCGATATTTGTATCATACAGACAATAAAACTTTTGCTCCTTTGGATATTTTATTGAATCTGCCGATTCGATGTTATTCATATTTTTTATCAGAAATGTTTAATTTGTTGAATATTAAAGATGCTTATTCAGAAGGCGTTATTTTTGTTAAAAAATTTTTCGGTCAGCAGGTTTCCATTTCTGCATCTGAAACAATTTCCGGTGAGAGTTCATCCTGCTATGAAGAATTTTACGAACTCGGAAAAACACTTAAGGAGCATGAAGAAAAGAAAGACTATACAGCAGTGAGCTTTGATGGCAAAGGAGTTCCGATGATAAAAAAGGAAGCTGCAAAGATTACAGGGAGGCAAGGTAAAGGAAAGAAAAAACAAAAAAAGAAGGAATCTTTGGTAGGAGCCAAATACAACATTAACGCAAATATACGAACTGCCGATGATGTTGCTAATAACCTGGTATATCCTGAGAAAAAAGAAAGTGAGACTGAAAATAAACAGGAAAAAGCTCAAAACATCAGATATATCGCCAGTATAGCAAAACCTAAGAAAGAAGTGATGGAAGAAATTTATGATGAAGTAAAGAATGAGAATTTTTCCAAGACACCTTTGCTCTGCCTTATGGACGGCTCATTGTACCTTTGGGAACAGTTAAAAACTGTTTTCAAAGATATTTCAAACAAGGTTTGTATCCTTGATATTATTCATGTTTTAGAGTATATCTGGCTGATAGCTCACATGATGTATAAAGAAGGTAGTGAGGATGCGAAGAAATATGTATATAAAAAATTAAAACTTATATTGGAAGGAAAAATTTCATCATATATTATGGAACTTCAGACAGAAATGCAGAAAACGAAATGGAAGAAGAAGTCTCATCAGGAAAAGTTCAAAAAAGTTATAACATATTTTAAAAATCACAGGGAGTACATGAAATATGATGAGTATTTGGCTAAAGGCTATCCAATAGGAACTGGAGTTGTTGAATCAGCTTGCAGTCATGTGGTCAAAGACAGAATGGAAATTTCCGGAGCCAGGTGGGGTATTAACGGGGCAGAGTCAGTTTTAAGATTAAGATCTGTTGTTAAAAGTAAGGATTGGGATAGTTACTGGGAATTTTTTACAAGTCAGGTTAGAGAAAAAGACTTTATAGCGGATGATTATAATTCCCTTAATATAAAAGAAAAAGTTTGTGCTTAA
- a CDS encoding type II toxin-antitoxin system VapC family toxin, with amino-acid sequence MKLLLDTHVFLWYISKDSRLPNAMLENIRNPDNEVFLSVVSVWETIIKYQIGKLPLPQSPEIYLPTQRKRHSISSLILDESSVCHLSKLPSIHRDPFDRILICQAIEHGLTIATIDNAIKSYAVNILK; translated from the coding sequence ATGAAACTTCTTTTAGATACACATGTTTTCCTTTGGTATATCAGCAAAGACAGCCGGCTGCCAAACGCAATGCTCGAAAACATACGAAATCCTGACAATGAAGTTTTTTTAAGCGTTGTATCTGTATGGGAGACAATTATCAAGTATCAGATTGGCAAATTACCGTTACCGCAAAGTCCTGAGATATATTTGCCAACCCAACGTAAACGTCATTCAATTTCAAGTTTGATTTTGGATGAATCAAGTGTCTGCCATCTTTCAAAACTGCCTTCTATTCATCGGGACCCTTTTGATCGAATACTTATTTGTCAGGCAATAGAACATGGATTAACAATTGCAACAATAGATAATGCAATCAAATCTTATGCTGTGAACATTTTGAAATAA